The following proteins are encoded in a genomic region of Thunnus maccoyii chromosome 8, fThuMac1.1, whole genome shotgun sequence:
- the hdx gene encoding highly divergent homeobox, whose product MAAPFPSSSRMDAWPQRRGLQTMNLRSVFTAEQQRILERYYDNGMTNQSKACFQLILQCAQEAKLDFSVVRTWVGNKRRKLASKVEQNGGMSHSLSSHGLAGGLLSNHSLAGGALSNHGLAAGAMLPAEMTAARNIQNRVHLLPPSSSFPSFSSSSSSPSSSSPLSSGSNSNNNNNDVILTGIYSLNSVPRSRPKPAAPPSQSDSELSAHPSSSSLINQALQSRNSSSSSPLHSKLVSLSQNPPSLTSASGPLVYTAVRKGSLSLGEAGVSAGAGVVPHSWTRQYGTAQNRPWSSSSQSQTQPRPHSNPQPQPPAPQKTRVSLPVRNSSPASDLTPRIQQVFTLSEKVKGDRLGPELASIRKLQESHRPVPHPLDTSHNFSIAMETADEEDEWQREEELANMAAQTHINREQTSPSEPSVVSGSHTPPMTSSKTALLHGNTALQGSYSLTAQTSLTGESSSQTSIGVCAAPWVISNSRKRTLQDRTQFSDGDLIQLKRYWDRGMTSLGSVCREKITAAANQLNVDTEIVKTWISNRRRKYRLMGIEIPPPKGGPAVFTTSSPGNESPVALSPDEERLRTPDLGDDLNDGGSVCLSEDGTIDSQHRDGEDGTDVTTAAPLANNVKIEVIDEDEEEEEDDDDDDGGEIVASEIEQMQNLLEFKHEEVQFLEHELENQKQRYQELASFTKSLLSAVRNNDLERQQELIASLPQPSDQDWDMTVKRGTQPDAVSEDEFSNHDESPAAGASAIDPTQAPANDNVPLVTINEDGFTTEVTEPSASEEQLQGAVQEQE is encoded by the exons ATGGCCGCCCCGTTCCCCTCCAGTAGCAGAATGGATGCGTGGCCACAAAGGCGAGGCCTGCAGACT ATGAACCTGCGGTCAGTGTTTACAGCTGAACAGCAGAGGATCCTGGAACGTTACTACGATAATGGGATGACCAATCAGAGCAAAGCTTGCTTCCAGCTAATACTGCAATGTGCTCAGGAGGCCAAACTGGACTTCAGCGTTGTCCGG ACATGGGTTGGCAACAAAAGACGTAAGCTCGCCTCCAAGGTAGAGCAGAATGGAGGCATGTCTCATTCCTTATCCAGTCATGGCCTCGCCGGGGGACTACTGTCCAATCACTCATTAGCCGGAGGTGCTCTGTCCAATCATGGCCTGGCGGCAGGGGCAATGCTCCCCGCTGAAATGACCGCGGCGCGGAACATCCAGAATCGTGTGCACCTCCTCCCTCCGTCGTCTTCCTTCCCTTCTTTCTCGTCGTcatcctcctccccttcctcttcctcccccctcaGCAGTGggagcaacagcaacaacaacaacaatgacgtCATACTGACCGGGATCTACTCTCTCAACTCCGTCCCTCGCTCCCGACCGAAACCCGCAGCCCCGCCATCTCAGTCAGACTCTGAGCTTTCAGCGCACCCATCCTCCTCATCACTGATCAACCAGGCCCTGCAGAGCAGAAACAGCTCCAGCTCCTCACCTCTACACTCCAAGCTGGTGTCACTCTCTCAGAACCCGCCATCCCTCACATCTGCCTCAGGGCCTTTAGTCTACACTGCAGTCAGGAAGGGGAGTCTGTCCCTTGGGGAGGCGGGGGTAAGTGCCGGAGCAGGGGTGGTACCTCACAGCTGGACTAGGCAGTATGGTACAGCGCAAAATCGCCCTTGGTCCTCTTCCTCCCAGTCCCAGACTCAGCCCAGACCTCACTCTAATCCCCAACCTCAACCACCTGCCCCACAGAAGACTCGGGTCTCCCTCCCAGTCCGAAACTCCAGTCCTGCCTCTGACCTGACACCTCGTATCCAGCAAGTCTTCACCTTGTCAGAAAAAGTCAAGGGGGACAGACTTGGGCCTGAACTCGCGTCTATTCGGAAACTTCAAGAGAGTCATAGGCCGGTGCCCCATCCTCTGGACACCAGTCATAACTTCTCCATCGCCATGGAAACTGCAGACGAAGAAGATGAGTGGCAAAGGGAAGAGGAATTGGCAAATATGGCCGCTCAGACTCACATCAACAGGGAGCAGACGTCACCGTCTGAGCCGTCTGTGGTGAGCGGAAGCCACACACCTCCTATGACTAGCTCCAAAACCGCACTGCTTCACGGCAACACAGCTCTTCAGGGCAGCTACTCCCTCACAGCACAGACCTCACTCACAGGGGAATCCAGCTCACAG ACTTCGATCGGTGTGTGTGCTGCCCCCTGGGTTATCAGCAACTCCAGAAAGAGAACA CTGCAGGATCGGACCCAGTTCAGTGACGGGGACCTCATTCAACTGAAGCGTTACTGGGACCGAGGCATGACCAGCCTGGGCTCAGTCTGCAGGGAAAAGATCACTGCTGCAGCAAACCAGCTCAATGTAGACACTGAAATAGTCAAG acaTGGATCAGTAACAGACGGAGGAAGTACCGTCTGATGGGTATTGAAATCCCTCCACCTAAAGGTGGGCCTGCTGTATTCACAACCTCATCCCCAGGAAACGAATCTCCGGTGGCGCTTAGCCCTGACGAGGAGCGGCTCAGAACGCCTGACCTCGGAGATGACTTGAATGATGGGGGATCTGTGTGCCTGTCAGAAG ATGGCACCATCGACTCACAACACAGAGACGGAGAAGATGGAACAGATGTGACCACTGCTGCTCCACTGGCCAATAATGTG AAGATCGAAGTAATTGATGaggacgaagaagaagaagaagacgacgatgatgatgatggtggtgaaaTTGTGGCctcagaaatagagcaaatgcAGAACCTGCTGGAATTCAAG CATGAAGAAGTACAGTTCTTAGAGCACGAGCTAGAGAACCAAAAACAAAGATACCAGGAGCTTGCAAGCTTCACGAAGAGCCTGCTGAGCGCTGTGAGGAATAATGATCTGGAGAGAcagcag GAACTCATCGCCAGTCTACCTCAGCCTTCAGACCAGGACTGGGACATGACTGTGAAGAGGGGAACTCAGCCTGATGCTGTGTCAGAAGATGAATTCTCCAACCACGACGAGTCCCCGGCTGCTGGTGCGAGCGCCATTGACCCCACACAGGCACCGGCGAACGACAATGTCCCACTGGTCACCATAAACGAAGACGGTTTTACAACTGAAGTTACTGAGCCCTCTGCATCAGAGGAGCAACTGCAGGGAGCAGTCCAAGAACAAGAGTGA
- the rps6kal gene encoding ribosomal protein S6 kinase alpha-6 isoform X2, producing the protein MDEPMEEGESFTHCDEGTYKEIPITHHVKEGCEKADPSQFELLKVLGQGSFGKVFLVRKIMGPDAGQLYAMKVLKKASLKVRDRVRTKMERDILVEVNHPFIVKLHYAFQTEGKLYLILDFLRGGDVFTRLSKEVMFTEEDVKFYLAELALALDHLHNLGIVYRDLKPENILLDEAGHIKLTDFGLSKESVDADKKAYSFCGTVEYMAPEVVNRRGHTQSADWWSLGVLMFEMLTGTLPFQGKDRNETMNMILKAKLGMPQFLSLEAQSLLRMLFKRNPANRLGAGPDGVEEIKRHAFFSTIDWNKLFRRELQPPFKPAAGKPDDTFCFDPEFTAKTPKDSPGIPPSANAHQLFKGFSFVAPTPMDENKSSPLLSILPIVQMHGGSAKFSDLYELQEDIGVGSYSICKRCVHRVSAMDYAVKIIDKSKRDPSEEIEILMRYGQHPNIITLKDVYDEGRYVYLVTELMKGGELLDKILRQKFFSEREASAVLYTITKTVDYLHCQGVVHRDLKPSNILYMDDSGNPDSIRICDFGFAKQLRGGNGLLLTPCYTANFVAPEVLMRQGYDAACDIWSLGVLLYTMLAGYTPFANGPNDTPEEILLRIGSGKFSLTGGNWDTVSDTSKDLLSHMLHVDPHQRYTAEQVLKHSWITCRDTLPHFQLTRHDAPHLVKGAMAATYSALSQKTSQPVLEPVAASSLAQRRSMKKLTSTDM; encoded by the exons ATGGATGAGCCCATGGAGGAGGGAGAGTCTTTCACACACTGT gatGAAGGGACATATAAGGAGATTCCTATCACCCACCATGTGAAAGAGGGCTGTGAAAAAGCTGATCCATCTCAGTTTGAACTGCTCAAAGTCCTCGGCCAGGGCTCTTTTGGCAAG GTATTTCTTGTCAGGAAGATCATGGGTCCAGATGCTGGTCAGTTATATGCAATGAAAGTTCTAAAAAAGGCATCTTTGAAAG TCAGGGACAGAGTTCGCACTAAGATGGAAAGAGACATTTTAGTGGAAGTCAATCATCCCTTCATAGTGAAATTGCACTACG CCTTTCAGACAGAAGGGAAACTGTATTTAATACTGGACTTTCTCAGGGGAGGGGATGTATTCACTCGCTTATCCAAAGAG GTTATGTTTACAGAGGAAGATGTGAAATTCTACCTTGCAGAGCTGGCCCTGGCCCTCGACCATCTGCACAACCTGGGCATAGTTTACAGAGATCTCAAGCCAGAGAA CATCTTACTTGATGAAGCTGGACACATAAAGTTAACAG ACTTTGGCCTGAGCAAAGAGTCAGTAGATGCTGATAAGAAGGCTTATTCCTTCTGTGGTACGGTGGAGTATATGGCCCCTGAGGTGGTCAACAggagaggacacacacagagtgcGGACTGGTGGTCTCTGGGAGTACTTATG tttgagATGCTAACAGGGACATTACCATTCCAAGGGAAAGACCGCAACGAGACCATGAACATGATTCTCAA AGCTAAGTTAGGAATGCCTCAGTTCCTAAGTTTGGAGGCCCAGAGTTTGCTGAGAATGCTGTTTAAACGTAACCCTGCTAACAGACTAG GGGCTGGGCCCGATGGAGTGGAGGAGATCAAACGCCATGCTTTCTTTTCCACCATCGACTGGaat AAACTGTTCAGGAGAGAGCTTCAGCCCCCATTCAAGCCTGCAGCAGGTAAACCAGATGACACATTCTGCTTCGACCCAGAGTTCACCGCTAAAACGCCTAAAG ACTCCCCAGGTATCCCTCCCAGTGCTAACGCCCATCAGCTCTTCAAAGGCTTCAGTTTCGTTGCTCCAACACCCATGGATGAGAACAAGAGCTCCCCACTGCTCAGCATACTCCCCATAGTTCAG ATGCATGGGGGGTCAGCCAAGTTTTCTGATCTGTACGAGCTGCAAGAGGACATAGGCGTGGGTTCCTACTCCATCTGTAAACGCTGTGTACACAGAGTCTCTGCTATGGACTATGCTGTGAAG ATTATAGACAAAAGTAAGAGGGACCCGTCTGAAGAGATTGAAATCCTGATGCGATACGGACAGCATCCCAACATCATCACTCTGAAAGAC GTGTATGATGAGGGCCGGTATGTTTACCTGGTGACGGAGCTGATGAAGGGAGGGGAGCTGCTGGATAAGATCCTCAGGCAGAAGTTTTTCTCTGAGCGAGAGGCCAGCGCTGTGCTCTACACCATCACCAAGACTGTTGACTACCTCCACTGCCAAGGG GTGGTACACAGAGACCTAAAGCCCAGCAACATCCTGTATATGGACGACTCGGGGAATCCGGACTCCATCAGAATCTGTGACTTTGGATTTGCAAAGCAGCTTCGAGGGGGCAACGGCCTGCTCCTCACACCCTGTTACACCGCCAACTTTGTGGCACCAGAG gtacTAATGCGGCAAGGTTATGATGCAGCCTGTGATATATGGAGTCTTGGAGTTCTACTGTATACAATGCTGGCAGG GTACACGCCGTTTGCTAACGGGCCAAACGACACACCAGAGGAGATTCTACTTCGAATAGGGTCTGGGAAGTTCTCTTTGACAGGTGGAAACTGGGATACTGTATCAGACACCTCAAAG GACCTGCTGTCCCATATGCTCCATGTGGACCCTCACCAGCGATACACAGCAGAGCAGGTTCTAAAGCATTCCTGGATCACCTGCAGAGATACGTTACCACACTTCCAGCTCACACGCCATGATGCACCGCACCTCGTCAAG GGAGCCATGGCTGCCACCTATTCAGCACTGAGCCAGAAGACAAGTCAGCCGGTGTTGGAGCCCGTGGCAGCGTCCAGTCTAGCCCAGAGACGCAGCATGAAGAAACTCACCTCAACAGACATGTAG
- the rps6kal gene encoding ribosomal protein S6 kinase alpha-6 isoform X3, which yields MYSLAYPKSSYQVMFTEEDVKFYLAELALALDHLHNLGIVYRDLKPENILLDEAGHIKLTDFGLSKESVDADKKAYSFCGTVEYMAPEVVNRRGHTQSADWWSLGVLMFEMLTGTLPFQGKDRNETMNMILKAKLGMPQFLSLEAQSLLRMLFKRNPANRLGAGPDGVEEIKRHAFFSTIDWNKLFRRELQPPFKPAAGKPDDTFCFDPEFTAKTPKDSPGIPPSANAHQLFKGFSFVAPTPMDENKSSPLLSILPIVQMHGGSAKFSDLYELQEDIGVGSYSICKRCVHRVSAMDYAVKIIDKSKRDPSEEIEILMRYGQHPNIITLKDVYDEGRYVYLVTELMKGGELLDKILRQKFFSEREASAVLYTITKTVDYLHCQGVVHRDLKPSNILYMDDSGNPDSIRICDFGFAKQLRGGNGLLLTPCYTANFVAPEVLMRQGYDAACDIWSLGVLLYTMLAGYTPFANGPNDTPEEILLRIGSGKFSLTGGNWDTVSDTSKDLLSHMLHVDPHQRYTAEQVLKHSWITCRDTLPHFQLTRHDAPHLVKGAMAATYSALSQKTSQPVLEPVAASSLAQRRSMKKLTSTDM from the exons ATGTATTCACTCGCTTATCCAAAGAG TTCTTATCAGGTTATGTTTACAGAGGAAGATGTGAAATTCTACCTTGCAGAGCTGGCCCTGGCCCTCGACCATCTGCACAACCTGGGCATAGTTTACAGAGATCTCAAGCCAGAGAA CATCTTACTTGATGAAGCTGGACACATAAAGTTAACAG ACTTTGGCCTGAGCAAAGAGTCAGTAGATGCTGATAAGAAGGCTTATTCCTTCTGTGGTACGGTGGAGTATATGGCCCCTGAGGTGGTCAACAggagaggacacacacagagtgcGGACTGGTGGTCTCTGGGAGTACTTATG tttgagATGCTAACAGGGACATTACCATTCCAAGGGAAAGACCGCAACGAGACCATGAACATGATTCTCAA AGCTAAGTTAGGAATGCCTCAGTTCCTAAGTTTGGAGGCCCAGAGTTTGCTGAGAATGCTGTTTAAACGTAACCCTGCTAACAGACTAG GGGCTGGGCCCGATGGAGTGGAGGAGATCAAACGCCATGCTTTCTTTTCCACCATCGACTGGaat AAACTGTTCAGGAGAGAGCTTCAGCCCCCATTCAAGCCTGCAGCAGGTAAACCAGATGACACATTCTGCTTCGACCCAGAGTTCACCGCTAAAACGCCTAAAG ACTCCCCAGGTATCCCTCCCAGTGCTAACGCCCATCAGCTCTTCAAAGGCTTCAGTTTCGTTGCTCCAACACCCATGGATGAGAACAAGAGCTCCCCACTGCTCAGCATACTCCCCATAGTTCAG ATGCATGGGGGGTCAGCCAAGTTTTCTGATCTGTACGAGCTGCAAGAGGACATAGGCGTGGGTTCCTACTCCATCTGTAAACGCTGTGTACACAGAGTCTCTGCTATGGACTATGCTGTGAAG ATTATAGACAAAAGTAAGAGGGACCCGTCTGAAGAGATTGAAATCCTGATGCGATACGGACAGCATCCCAACATCATCACTCTGAAAGAC GTGTATGATGAGGGCCGGTATGTTTACCTGGTGACGGAGCTGATGAAGGGAGGGGAGCTGCTGGATAAGATCCTCAGGCAGAAGTTTTTCTCTGAGCGAGAGGCCAGCGCTGTGCTCTACACCATCACCAAGACTGTTGACTACCTCCACTGCCAAGGG GTGGTACACAGAGACCTAAAGCCCAGCAACATCCTGTATATGGACGACTCGGGGAATCCGGACTCCATCAGAATCTGTGACTTTGGATTTGCAAAGCAGCTTCGAGGGGGCAACGGCCTGCTCCTCACACCCTGTTACACCGCCAACTTTGTGGCACCAGAG gtacTAATGCGGCAAGGTTATGATGCAGCCTGTGATATATGGAGTCTTGGAGTTCTACTGTATACAATGCTGGCAGG GTACACGCCGTTTGCTAACGGGCCAAACGACACACCAGAGGAGATTCTACTTCGAATAGGGTCTGGGAAGTTCTCTTTGACAGGTGGAAACTGGGATACTGTATCAGACACCTCAAAG GACCTGCTGTCCCATATGCTCCATGTGGACCCTCACCAGCGATACACAGCAGAGCAGGTTCTAAAGCATTCCTGGATCACCTGCAGAGATACGTTACCACACTTCCAGCTCACACGCCATGATGCACCGCACCTCGTCAAG GGAGCCATGGCTGCCACCTATTCAGCACTGAGCCAGAAGACAAGTCAGCCGGTGTTGGAGCCCGTGGCAGCGTCCAGTCTAGCCCAGAGACGCAGCATGAAGAAACTCACCTCAACAGACATGTAG
- the rps6kal gene encoding ribosomal protein S6 kinase alpha-6 isoform X1, with product MEVNSVSSEVNGHQIMDEPMEEGESFTHCDEGTYKEIPITHHVKEGCEKADPSQFELLKVLGQGSFGKVFLVRKIMGPDAGQLYAMKVLKKASLKVRDRVRTKMERDILVEVNHPFIVKLHYAFQTEGKLYLILDFLRGGDVFTRLSKEVMFTEEDVKFYLAELALALDHLHNLGIVYRDLKPENILLDEAGHIKLTDFGLSKESVDADKKAYSFCGTVEYMAPEVVNRRGHTQSADWWSLGVLMFEMLTGTLPFQGKDRNETMNMILKAKLGMPQFLSLEAQSLLRMLFKRNPANRLGAGPDGVEEIKRHAFFSTIDWNKLFRRELQPPFKPAAGKPDDTFCFDPEFTAKTPKDSPGIPPSANAHQLFKGFSFVAPTPMDENKSSPLLSILPIVQMHGGSAKFSDLYELQEDIGVGSYSICKRCVHRVSAMDYAVKIIDKSKRDPSEEIEILMRYGQHPNIITLKDVYDEGRYVYLVTELMKGGELLDKILRQKFFSEREASAVLYTITKTVDYLHCQGVVHRDLKPSNILYMDDSGNPDSIRICDFGFAKQLRGGNGLLLTPCYTANFVAPEVLMRQGYDAACDIWSLGVLLYTMLAGYTPFANGPNDTPEEILLRIGSGKFSLTGGNWDTVSDTSKDLLSHMLHVDPHQRYTAEQVLKHSWITCRDTLPHFQLTRHDAPHLVKGAMAATYSALSQKTSQPVLEPVAASSLAQRRSMKKLTSTDM from the exons ATGGAGGTAAACAGCGTTAGTAGTGAG GTCAATGGACATCAGATCATGGATGAGCCCATGGAGGAGGGAGAGTCTTTCACACACTGT gatGAAGGGACATATAAGGAGATTCCTATCACCCACCATGTGAAAGAGGGCTGTGAAAAAGCTGATCCATCTCAGTTTGAACTGCTCAAAGTCCTCGGCCAGGGCTCTTTTGGCAAG GTATTTCTTGTCAGGAAGATCATGGGTCCAGATGCTGGTCAGTTATATGCAATGAAAGTTCTAAAAAAGGCATCTTTGAAAG TCAGGGACAGAGTTCGCACTAAGATGGAAAGAGACATTTTAGTGGAAGTCAATCATCCCTTCATAGTGAAATTGCACTACG CCTTTCAGACAGAAGGGAAACTGTATTTAATACTGGACTTTCTCAGGGGAGGGGATGTATTCACTCGCTTATCCAAAGAG GTTATGTTTACAGAGGAAGATGTGAAATTCTACCTTGCAGAGCTGGCCCTGGCCCTCGACCATCTGCACAACCTGGGCATAGTTTACAGAGATCTCAAGCCAGAGAA CATCTTACTTGATGAAGCTGGACACATAAAGTTAACAG ACTTTGGCCTGAGCAAAGAGTCAGTAGATGCTGATAAGAAGGCTTATTCCTTCTGTGGTACGGTGGAGTATATGGCCCCTGAGGTGGTCAACAggagaggacacacacagagtgcGGACTGGTGGTCTCTGGGAGTACTTATG tttgagATGCTAACAGGGACATTACCATTCCAAGGGAAAGACCGCAACGAGACCATGAACATGATTCTCAA AGCTAAGTTAGGAATGCCTCAGTTCCTAAGTTTGGAGGCCCAGAGTTTGCTGAGAATGCTGTTTAAACGTAACCCTGCTAACAGACTAG GGGCTGGGCCCGATGGAGTGGAGGAGATCAAACGCCATGCTTTCTTTTCCACCATCGACTGGaat AAACTGTTCAGGAGAGAGCTTCAGCCCCCATTCAAGCCTGCAGCAGGTAAACCAGATGACACATTCTGCTTCGACCCAGAGTTCACCGCTAAAACGCCTAAAG ACTCCCCAGGTATCCCTCCCAGTGCTAACGCCCATCAGCTCTTCAAAGGCTTCAGTTTCGTTGCTCCAACACCCATGGATGAGAACAAGAGCTCCCCACTGCTCAGCATACTCCCCATAGTTCAG ATGCATGGGGGGTCAGCCAAGTTTTCTGATCTGTACGAGCTGCAAGAGGACATAGGCGTGGGTTCCTACTCCATCTGTAAACGCTGTGTACACAGAGTCTCTGCTATGGACTATGCTGTGAAG ATTATAGACAAAAGTAAGAGGGACCCGTCTGAAGAGATTGAAATCCTGATGCGATACGGACAGCATCCCAACATCATCACTCTGAAAGAC GTGTATGATGAGGGCCGGTATGTTTACCTGGTGACGGAGCTGATGAAGGGAGGGGAGCTGCTGGATAAGATCCTCAGGCAGAAGTTTTTCTCTGAGCGAGAGGCCAGCGCTGTGCTCTACACCATCACCAAGACTGTTGACTACCTCCACTGCCAAGGG GTGGTACACAGAGACCTAAAGCCCAGCAACATCCTGTATATGGACGACTCGGGGAATCCGGACTCCATCAGAATCTGTGACTTTGGATTTGCAAAGCAGCTTCGAGGGGGCAACGGCCTGCTCCTCACACCCTGTTACACCGCCAACTTTGTGGCACCAGAG gtacTAATGCGGCAAGGTTATGATGCAGCCTGTGATATATGGAGTCTTGGAGTTCTACTGTATACAATGCTGGCAGG GTACACGCCGTTTGCTAACGGGCCAAACGACACACCAGAGGAGATTCTACTTCGAATAGGGTCTGGGAAGTTCTCTTTGACAGGTGGAAACTGGGATACTGTATCAGACACCTCAAAG GACCTGCTGTCCCATATGCTCCATGTGGACCCTCACCAGCGATACACAGCAGAGCAGGTTCTAAAGCATTCCTGGATCACCTGCAGAGATACGTTACCACACTTCCAGCTCACACGCCATGATGCACCGCACCTCGTCAAG GGAGCCATGGCTGCCACCTATTCAGCACTGAGCCAGAAGACAAGTCAGCCGGTGTTGGAGCCCGTGGCAGCGTCCAGTCTAGCCCAGAGACGCAGCATGAAGAAACTCACCTCAACAGACATGTAG
- the LOC121901932 gene encoding POU domain, class 3, transcription factor 4-B-like: MATAASSPYTLLSSSPMIHPDSQAMQPASPYRGHQKLLQSDYLQSVQSNGHPLGHQWASSLSEGSPWSASMEQQDVKPGREDLQLGIIHHRSPHVAHHSPHHNNHGNHPGAWGTPVSHNSSITSGQQINIYSQTGFTVNGMLDHGGLTPPPNPQGQGMHPGLRDTLSPEHSDLGGHHCHDHSDEETPTSDELEHFAKQFKQRRIKLGFTQADVGLALGTLYGNVFSQTTICRFEALQLSFKNMCKLKPLLNKWLEEADSSTGSSSSIDKIAAQGRKRKKRTSIEVSVKGVLETHFLKCPKPSAQEITSLADSLQLEKEVVRVWFCNRRQKEKRMTPPGEPPQHEGPYSHSGSAGDASSCHDL, from the coding sequence ATGGCCACAGCTGCCTCCAGCCCCTACACCCTGCTCAGCTCCAGTCCCATGATCCACCCGGACAGCCAGGCCATGCAGCCTGCTAGCCCCTACAGAGGACACCAGAAACTCCTCCAGAGTGACTACCTGCAGAGCGTCCAGAGCAACGGGCACCCGCTCGGGCACCAGTGGGCGAGCAGTCTGTCGGAGGGCAGCCCCTGGTCGGCCTCCATGGAGCAGCAGGACGTCAAACCGGGGCGAGAGGACCTGCAGCTCGGCATCATCCATCACCGCTCCCCGCACGTAGCGCATCACTCCCCTCATCACAACAACCATGGCAACCACCCGGGAGCCTGGGGAACTCCGGTGTCCCACAACTCCTCCATCACCAGCGGGCAGCAGATCAACATCTACTCCCAGACGGGCTTCACTGTCAACGGCATGCTGGACCACGGTGGGCTCACACCTCCACCCAACCCGCAGGGCCAAGGCATGCACCCGGGCCTCAGGGACACACTCAGCCCCGAGCACAGCGACCTCGGCGGGCACCACTGCCACGACCACTCCGACGAGGAGACGCCAACTTCGGACGAGCTGGAGCACTTTGCCAAGCAGTTCAAACAGCGGAGAATCAAGCTGGGCTTTACGCAGGCGGACGTGGGTTTGGCTCTGGGCACGCTGTACGGTAACGTCTTTTCCCAAACCACCATCTGCAGGTTCGAGGCTCTGCAGCtgagctttaaaaacatgtgCAAACTAAAGCCGCTGCTGAACAAGTGGCTGGAGGAGGCAGACTCGTCAACAGGCAGCTCTAGCAGTATAGACAAGATAGCAGCtcaggggaggaagaggaagaagaggacgTCCATCGAGGTCAGCGTGAAGGGGGTCCTGGAGACGCACTTTCTCAAGTGTCCCAAACCCTCCGCGCAGGAGATCACCTCGCTGGCGGACTCGCTGCAGCTGGAGAAGGAGGTGGTGCGCGTGTGGTTCTGCAACCGGAGGCAGAAGGAGAAACGCATGACGCCGCCTGGAGAGCCGCCGCAACACGAGGGACCGTATTCTCACAGCGGGAGCGCGGGAGACGCCTCCTCGTGCCACGATCTCTGA